One Chlorobaculum limnaeum genomic window carries:
- a CDS encoding tetratricopeptide repeat protein, which produces MAGFILAVMYLLLLTPPTQAAGLADDLIERGVRKGLNGDYPGAIEDFSRAIRLASGNPDAYYNRGLARGSIGDLKGAIADYSKSISIDPHSFGAYNNRGFTLAALGRYAEADADMTRAIALKPAMAELYNNRGTVRTSMKRYALAIADFTRATELDPLLVGAYNNRGLARNLSGDPSGAVADYLEAVSIDPRYNVAWYNLGNAHIALGDAKQAVEDYSKVLVLDPDMLVARNNRAFARLSLGDYPGALEDLSLVVSASPKNGSGWYNRGVVRKLTGDRQGAIEDLRRASALGDSMAVEVLREMMSDDSTPP; this is translated from the coding sequence ATGGCTGGCTTTATTCTGGCAGTGATGTATCTGCTGTTACTTACGCCGCCAACTCAAGCGGCCGGGCTTGCTGATGATCTGATAGAGCGGGGCGTCCGGAAAGGACTCAACGGGGATTATCCGGGGGCGATCGAAGATTTCAGCCGCGCCATACGCCTGGCTTCCGGCAATCCGGACGCCTATTACAACCGGGGTCTTGCCCGTGGTTCGATTGGCGACCTGAAGGGAGCAATTGCCGACTACAGCAAAAGCATTAGCATCGATCCTCATTCATTCGGAGCATACAATAATCGCGGATTTACCCTGGCGGCTCTTGGCCGGTATGCCGAGGCCGATGCGGATATGACGCGGGCAATCGCGTTAAAGCCGGCAATGGCGGAGTTATACAACAATCGCGGCACGGTCAGAACGTCGATGAAGAGGTATGCGCTTGCGATCGCCGATTTCACCAGGGCTACGGAACTCGATCCGTTGCTTGTTGGTGCCTACAACAACCGGGGCCTCGCCAGGAACCTTTCCGGCGATCCCTCTGGTGCGGTCGCCGATTACCTCGAAGCGGTCAGCATCGATCCTCGCTACAACGTGGCTTGGTATAACCTTGGCAACGCTCATATAGCGCTTGGGGATGCTAAACAAGCCGTCGAGGATTACTCGAAGGTTCTCGTGCTCGATCCCGATATGCTTGTGGCCCGGAACAACCGGGCTTTCGCTCGGCTTTCACTGGGCGATTATCCGGGTGCGCTGGAAGATTTGAGCCTTGTTGTATCGGCCTCTCCGAAAAATGGTTCCGGATGGTACAACCGTGGGGTCGTACGGAAGCTTACCGGGGATCGTCAGGGGGCCATCGAAGACCTTCGGCGGGCTTCGGCGCTTGGTGATTCGATGGCTGTCGAGGTGCTCCGGGAGATGATGAGCGATGACAGTACGCCACCATGA
- a CDS encoding septal ring lytic transglycosylase RlpA family protein yields the protein MKKTFTLYSRLLLALSLFIQASPLSAFASQNGAINQTISRKSGSSRISGNSPGSPAKELATAKALPGKNKFMVAVGKASYYATRFHGRTTANGETFDMKEFTAAHRSLPFGTIVRVTNLNNGKMVFVKINDRGPYIKNRIIDLSKAAAKKLDLVDNGVGRVKIEAYN from the coding sequence ATGAAAAAAACCTTTACCCTGTACAGTCGCCTTTTATTGGCATTATCACTCTTCATCCAGGCATCTCCGCTCAGTGCCTTCGCCAGCCAAAACGGAGCCATAAACCAAACCATTTCCCGGAAAAGCGGCTCATCCCGGATATCCGGTAACAGCCCCGGCAGTCCGGCAAAAGAACTCGCGACAGCAAAAGCCCTTCCGGGCAAAAACAAGTTTATGGTCGCTGTCGGAAAAGCCTCCTATTACGCCACCAGATTTCACGGCAGAACCACGGCGAACGGCGAAACGTTCGACATGAAAGAGTTCACCGCCGCCCACCGCTCGCTTCCGTTCGGAACCATCGTGCGGGTAACCAATCTCAACAACGGGAAAATGGTCTTCGTGAAGATCAACGACCGGGGTCCTTACATCAAAAACCGGATCATCGATCTTTCGAAAGCCGCCGCCAAAAAGCTCGACCTCGTTGACAACGGCGTCGGCAGAGTCAAGATCGAAGCCTACAACTGA
- a CDS encoding TIR domain-containing protein: MNQKTYRAFISYSHADEKQASWLQKKLESYTIPAQIRKAYGEIIPKHLRPVFRDKTDLRPGNLGKLISSELDDSGYLIVVCSEASKQSTWVNREIEHFRQAGNADRIIPVVTGCKQQRDITDCYPAALDKSNQLGISLHTLGKTRTLLSIIATILDIRFDDLYKRHQKAQKKKLVLLVLLSLLILLIASAPAREIFRLWQQQQALTSAASVTQHIASSLMQSNSPTVEERMTNLNNTWVAEGNNENNVIFPLERRREKSKIFTGDLRRELDAAFVMEHLLPGGKESFREKIGRLNSQNDRSTQAIISSAEFIIKHRKNALAELKEIEDSRSLQDAQRHIGYFESELQMMRLYGMTLFWQLHQTLKPLADDGHPEAQLALALASSIPFDQQTVLDKIEASLGQKKRLINNAKTGLETAKLRLSAGYDKIRRTCEPLPDDPPEQVWGKMMRLVALGLIPEALSNLDYYEKMMKKKRDDPSAYTVPARVFIKEYLHKAEEGGVVVFGFEGNRHHGSLKTGDIITAVDGRRILFADDFIAARKAAKTNAPELAIYRHNRQTGRLEPISVRLSPNDPKVGMMDLVEKL; the protein is encoded by the coding sequence ATGAATCAAAAAACATACCGGGCATTCATCAGCTATTCCCATGCCGATGAAAAGCAGGCTTCGTGGTTGCAAAAAAAGCTTGAAAGCTATACGATTCCGGCGCAAATCAGAAAAGCGTACGGCGAAATCATCCCGAAACACCTCCGTCCGGTGTTTCGCGACAAAACCGACCTGCGCCCCGGCAATCTCGGAAAATTGATCTCCTCGGAGCTCGATGATTCCGGATATCTGATCGTCGTCTGCTCTGAAGCCTCGAAACAGTCAACATGGGTGAACCGCGAGATAGAGCACTTCCGGCAGGCGGGCAACGCCGACCGGATCATCCCGGTCGTCACTGGCTGCAAGCAGCAGCGCGATATCACCGATTGTTACCCCGCCGCCCTCGATAAGAGCAACCAGCTCGGCATCTCGTTGCACACACTTGGTAAAACCAGAACCCTGCTCAGCATCATCGCGACCATTCTCGATATCCGCTTCGACGATCTGTACAAACGCCACCAGAAAGCTCAAAAGAAAAAATTGGTACTGCTCGTTTTGTTATCGCTGCTCATCCTGCTCATTGCATCGGCCCCCGCCAGAGAAATTTTCAGACTCTGGCAGCAACAACAGGCGCTCACCAGCGCCGCATCGGTCACTCAGCATATTGCTTCGTCACTCATGCAATCGAACTCACCGACTGTCGAAGAGCGAATGACGAATCTCAACAACACCTGGGTAGCCGAAGGCAACAACGAAAACAATGTCATCTTCCCGCTGGAACGCAGAAGAGAAAAATCAAAAATCTTTACCGGCGACCTTCGACGAGAGCTTGATGCAGCATTCGTAATGGAGCACCTTTTACCCGGCGGCAAAGAATCGTTCAGGGAAAAAATCGGACGCCTCAACAGCCAGAACGATCGTTCGACGCAAGCCATCATCAGCTCTGCGGAGTTCATCATCAAGCACAGAAAAAACGCCCTTGCAGAACTGAAAGAGATCGAGGATTCACGCTCGCTCCAAGACGCCCAACGGCATATAGGTTACTTTGAATCAGAGCTTCAGATGATGAGGCTCTACGGCATGACTCTTTTCTGGCAACTGCATCAAACGCTGAAACCCCTGGCTGATGACGGCCACCCCGAAGCCCAACTGGCGCTCGCTCTTGCCAGCTCGATTCCTTTCGACCAGCAGACCGTGCTCGATAAAATCGAAGCGTCACTCGGCCAGAAAAAGAGACTCATCAACAACGCGAAAACCGGATTAGAAACGGCTAAACTGCGTCTGTCAGCAGGGTACGACAAAATCAGGCGTACCTGCGAACCTTTGCCGGACGATCCGCCCGAGCAGGTCTGGGGAAAAATGATGCGGCTTGTCGCTTTGGGTCTGATTCCCGAAGCGCTCTCGAACCTCGACTATTATGAAAAGATGATGAAAAAGAAACGTGACGATCCGTCGGCCTATACTGTACCTGCCAGGGTGTTCATCAAGGAGTACCTCCACAAAGCCGAGGAGGGCGGAGTCGTCGTCTTCGGCTTCGAGGGAAACCGCCATCACGGCTCACTCAAGACCGGCGACATCATCACCGCCGTCGACGGCCGGCGCATCCTGTTTGCCGATGATTTCATCGCCGCCCGAAAAGCAGCAAAAACAAATGCGCCGGAACTGGCGATCTATCGCCACAATCGGCAAACAGGGCGGCTCGAGCCAATCTCCGTCAGACTCTCGCCAAACGATCCGAAGGTCGGTATGATGGATCTGGTTGAAAAGTTGTAA
- a CDS encoding alpha/beta fold hydrolase, which yields MATWQINDIRKTAANKACIIFIHGFNGDPTFTWGRFPDLLCHEPTMNGWDIVCFGYKSSLAPDLTGIWRGNPPIQTIADSLNTFIKSKFASRYDAFTMIAHSMGGLVVQRALLDDAVLAQKTDKVILFGTPSFGLDKAALFQLPILSELFRQPRDMGKKCKFIKSLRSDWKQQFGTAIPFGFLAVAGSEDEFVPRSSSIDGFLRDQYAVVPGDHLTLVKPEKATDASFTIAHGFITEKAGYLGPWGSDALACARRKRQQVIGQLEKNRANLDRQALVNLALALDELGRRKEAMNVLGDARRHGTDAMGVLAGRHKRNWLQDRIDEEARSALALYADAYEIAEANNDFAQAYYHGINLAFLALVYENDLGKARRIAHHVLEHCADAKQNEKANERLWRMATEGEANLLLGNIDVAIESFTSALQGPPVPEPWQLTSTARQALFIADKLGDEALAQSMLKLFSGDQP from the coding sequence ATGGCAACATGGCAAATCAACGATATCCGCAAAACAGCGGCCAACAAAGCCTGCATCATCTTCATTCACGGCTTCAACGGCGATCCCACATTCACGTGGGGCAGATTTCCGGATCTGCTCTGCCACGAGCCTACCATGAACGGATGGGATATTGTGTGTTTCGGTTATAAAAGCTCTCTCGCCCCAGACCTGACCGGCATCTGGAGAGGAAATCCGCCAATACAGACCATTGCTGATTCCCTGAACACCTTCATCAAATCGAAATTTGCTTCCCGGTACGATGCCTTCACCATGATCGCTCACAGCATGGGCGGTCTGGTCGTTCAGCGCGCCTTGCTCGATGACGCTGTGCTGGCCCAAAAGACTGACAAGGTCATCCTGTTCGGCACTCCCAGTTTCGGTCTGGACAAAGCCGCGCTTTTCCAGCTTCCGATCCTGAGCGAATTGTTCCGACAGCCTCGTGACATGGGCAAGAAATGCAAGTTCATCAAATCACTCCGAAGCGACTGGAAACAGCAATTCGGGACAGCGATCCCGTTCGGTTTTCTTGCCGTCGCCGGTTCGGAAGACGAGTTCGTGCCCCGTTCATCATCGATTGACGGCTTTCTCCGGGACCAGTACGCGGTAGTACCCGGCGATCATCTGACCCTCGTCAAGCCGGAAAAAGCAACGGATGCCAGCTTCACCATTGCTCACGGGTTCATTACTGAAAAAGCCGGCTACCTTGGCCCGTGGGGTTCGGACGCCCTTGCCTGCGCGAGACGCAAACGGCAACAGGTCATCGGTCAACTCGAAAAAAACCGGGCGAATCTGGATCGGCAGGCTTTGGTAAACCTGGCGCTGGCGCTGGATGAACTGGGCAGACGCAAGGAGGCCATGAACGTACTCGGCGATGCCCGGCGACACGGCACGGATGCGATGGGCGTTTTGGCCGGACGTCACAAACGCAACTGGCTCCAGGACAGAATCGATGAGGAAGCTCGCAGCGCCCTCGCGCTGTATGCAGATGCATACGAAATCGCCGAGGCGAATAACGATTTCGCCCAAGCCTACTACCACGGCATCAACCTCGCATTTCTGGCGCTCGTGTATGAAAACGATCTTGGCAAAGCTCGACGCATCGCTCATCATGTACTCGAACATTGTGCGGATGCGAAACAAAACGAAAAAGCCAACGAGCGCCTGTGGCGAATGGCTACGGAGGGCGAGGCCAACCTGCTACTCGGCAATATCGATGTCGCGATTGAAAGCTTCACAAGCGCGCTGCAAGGGCCGCCCGTACCAGAACCATGGCAACTCACCTCAACCGCCAGGCAGGCACTGTTCATTGCCGACAAACTTGGTGATGAAGCGCTTGCTCAATCCATGCTGAAACTTTTTTCCGGAGACCAGCCATGA
- a CDS encoding TRAFs-binding domain-containing protein produces MNKPLCFVIMPFGTKPDPAGGADIDFDAIYHSAIEPAIADADMEPIRADEERTGGIIHKAMFERLLLCDYAIADLTTANANVFYELGVRHAARPRTTMTIFARHQPIPFDIGYLRSLPYTLGKKNCFGDDEAPALRTAVAKKLRDLRNLTINEAPIDSPLFTLLSDWKPGDIARLKTDLFRDRAQANEQLKRRLAAIRDKSKHENTRQEAHELLQAFRKEIEPVDAADAVTIVDLMLTYRALKDWNGMIALHDAMPEMLKRQILVREQLGFAYNRRAGENKDLTDRAEALRILTEVDEQQGPSSETLGLIGRIHKDQWKEALEAGESIAALGHLDQAIDAYRRGYLADLRDAYPGINLLTLLDIRGDAESLTEKSRILPVVRFAVEQRLVGTTSDYWDHATMLELSVLENDNKQAMKHLAKTVAIIRERWEPETTARNLKMIIQARMVRGEETDWLKQIIAELDKRSA; encoded by the coding sequence ATGAACAAGCCGTTGTGTTTCGTCATCATGCCCTTCGGCACGAAACCCGACCCGGCCGGAGGGGCAGATATCGATTTCGACGCCATTTACCATTCGGCAATCGAACCGGCCATCGCCGATGCCGACATGGAGCCAATCCGCGCCGACGAGGAGCGCACTGGCGGCATCATCCACAAGGCGATGTTCGAGCGGCTGCTGTTGTGCGACTACGCCATCGCCGACCTGACCACGGCCAACGCCAACGTCTTTTACGAACTCGGCGTCCGCCACGCCGCCCGGCCACGAACGACCATGACCATCTTTGCCAGGCATCAGCCGATCCCGTTCGACATCGGCTACCTGCGCTCACTGCCCTACACCCTGGGCAAAAAAAATTGCTTTGGCGATGACGAGGCTCCCGCCCTGCGCACCGCCGTGGCCAAAAAACTTCGCGACCTGCGAAACCTCACCATCAACGAAGCCCCGATCGACAGCCCGCTGTTCACGCTTCTTTCCGACTGGAAACCCGGCGACATCGCCCGCCTCAAGACCGACCTGTTCCGTGACCGTGCGCAAGCCAACGAACAGTTAAAGCGCCGTCTGGCGGCAATTCGCGACAAAAGCAAACACGAAAACACCCGGCAGGAGGCCCATGAATTGTTGCAGGCATTCCGCAAGGAGATCGAACCCGTCGATGCAGCCGATGCGGTCACCATTGTCGATCTGATGCTCACCTATCGCGCCCTGAAGGACTGGAACGGCATGATCGCGCTCCACGATGCCATGCCTGAAATGCTGAAGCGCCAGATTCTGGTACGCGAACAACTGGGGTTTGCCTACAACCGCCGGGCGGGCGAAAACAAGGATCTGACCGACCGAGCCGAAGCCCTGCGCATCCTCACCGAGGTGGATGAACAGCAAGGCCCCAGTTCGGAAACGCTCGGCCTGATCGGACGCATTCACAAAGATCAGTGGAAAGAGGCCCTCGAAGCAGGAGAGTCGATCGCCGCCCTCGGCCATCTCGACCAGGCCATCGACGCCTACCGGCGAGGTTATCTGGCAGACCTGCGCGACGCTTATCCCGGCATCAACCTTCTGACCCTGCTCGACATACGCGGCGACGCCGAATCGCTCACTGAAAAATCACGCATACTGCCGGTCGTCCGTTTCGCCGTCGAACAGCGCCTTGTCGGCACAACGTCAGACTACTGGGATCACGCCACCATGCTCGAACTTTCGGTGCTGGAGAACGACAACAAACAGGCGATGAAGCACCTGGCCAAAACGGTCGCGATCATCCGGGAAAGATGGGAACCGGAAACTACAGCCCGAAATCTGAAAATGATCATACAAGCAAGAATGGTGCGAGGAGAAGAAACCGACTGGCTGAAACAGATCATTGCCGAACTCGACAAGCGTTCAGCATAG
- a CDS encoding c-type cytochrome: MLPKKNVVLGLVFAVAPLFHASSTVIAADAPAPATVAAPAPAPAPAPAMNPEQMRERGQILALSCSGCHGTDGKSSSIMPSIYGKTTGYIESALLDFKSGARMSTVMGRHAKGYTPEEIHLIAEYFGNLSKKKN, translated from the coding sequence ATGCTTCCAAAAAAGAACGTAGTGCTGGGCCTGGTGTTCGCCGTAGCACCATTGTTTCACGCCAGCAGTACTGTGATCGCCGCCGACGCGCCAGCACCGGCTACGGTTGCCGCCCCGGCCCCGGCTCCGGCTCCGGCCCCAGCTATGAATCCGGAACAGATGCGTGAACGCGGCCAGATACTGGCGCTTTCCTGCTCCGGATGCCATGGCACCGATGGTAAAAGCTCGAGTATCATGCCATCGATTTATGGCAAGACCACAGGGTATATCGAATCCGCACTGCTCGATTTCAAATCCGGCGCCCGGATGTCAACCGTCATGGGCAGACATGCCAAAGGTTACACGCCTGAAGAGATTCACCTGATTGCCGAGTATTTCGGAAATCTGTCGAAAAAGAAAAATTAA
- a CDS encoding NAD(P)/FAD-dependent oxidoreductase → MSISRRDFNKLLVSGVAGSAFGIFGMSGNAFAAGGSKKHVVVVGGGFGGAATAKYLRKLDPSLAVTLIEQKLSYVTCPFSNWVLGGLKTMKDITHTYTALRTRHGVNVIADRVVSIDAAKGTLKLAGGRVIGYDRLVVSPGIDFKYDAIPGYSQKIAESKIPHAWQAGPQTVLLHRQLQTMKNGGTVLICPPDNPFRCPPGPYERASLVAHYLKKHKPKSKVIILDAKEKFSKQGLFNKGWERLYPGMIEWHSSTGGGKVLGVDAKAMTVETDFGAVKGAVINIIPPQKAGKIAFDAGLTNEKGWCPVHPASFESTLHKGVHVIGDACIAGAMPKSGFAASSQGKVAAAAIINMLRGKEPAPPSLVNTCYSLIGPEYGISVAGVYEFAASGIIEIPGSGGLTPADASDDQLLQEAMFADGWYTNISKDIWG, encoded by the coding sequence ATGAGTATTTCAAGGCGTGATTTCAACAAACTGCTTGTATCAGGCGTCGCCGGTTCGGCGTTCGGAATTTTTGGAATGAGCGGCAATGCATTTGCGGCTGGCGGATCGAAAAAACATGTGGTGGTGGTCGGCGGCGGCTTTGGTGGCGCGGCAACGGCCAAGTATCTCAGAAAGCTCGATCCATCGCTCGCCGTAACGCTGATCGAGCAGAAGCTCTCCTACGTAACCTGTCCGTTCAGCAACTGGGTGCTTGGCGGGCTGAAAACCATGAAGGACATCACCCACACCTACACGGCTCTCCGCACCAGGCATGGCGTGAACGTCATTGCCGACCGGGTCGTCTCGATCGATGCCGCGAAAGGCACGCTCAAGCTTGCTGGCGGCAGGGTGATCGGCTATGATCGTCTCGTCGTCTCTCCCGGTATCGATTTCAAGTATGACGCCATTCCGGGTTACAGCCAGAAGATTGCCGAATCGAAAATCCCCCATGCCTGGCAGGCCGGCCCGCAGACGGTGCTCCTGCATCGCCAGCTCCAGACGATGAAAAACGGCGGCACCGTGCTCATCTGTCCGCCGGACAACCCGTTCCGCTGCCCTCCCGGCCCATACGAGCGCGCCAGTCTGGTCGCGCACTACCTGAAAAAACACAAGCCGAAATCGAAGGTCATCATCCTCGATGCCAAAGAGAAGTTCTCCAAGCAGGGACTGTTCAACAAAGGATGGGAGCGGCTCTATCCGGGCATGATCGAATGGCACAGCTCGACGGGCGGAGGCAAGGTTCTTGGCGTCGATGCCAAGGCCATGACGGTTGAAACCGATTTCGGCGCGGTCAAAGGCGCGGTGATCAACATCATCCCGCCTCAGAAAGCTGGCAAAATCGCATTCGATGCGGGACTCACCAATGAAAAAGGGTGGTGCCCGGTTCATCCCGCCTCGTTCGAATCGACGCTGCACAAGGGAGTTCACGTCATCGGCGACGCCTGCATCGCCGGCGCCATGCCGAAATCCGGCTTCGCGGCCAGCAGCCAGGGCAAGGTTGCCGCAGCGGCGATCATCAATATGCTTCGCGGCAAGGAACCGGCTCCGCCGTCTCTGGTCAATACCTGCTACAGCCTGATCGGCCCGGAATACGGCATCTCCGTGGCGGGCGTCTACGAGTTCGCCGCGAGTGGTATTATCGAAATACCGGGATCCGGAGGGCTTACGCCAGCCGATGCGAGTGACGACCAGTTGTTGCAGGAGGCGATGTTCGCCGATGGCTGGTACACCAATATCAGCAAGGATATCTGGGGATAA
- the msrB gene encoding peptide-methionine (R)-S-oxide reductase MsrB: MNDASHPHNPYYSRTDTTRLDLPDSVWKKVLPPDLYAVARHGETERAFTGKYWDYEGIGAYFCAACGNALFRSDAKFASTCGWPSFFEAARPGSVIYRPDNSFGMARTEVLCGRCDAHLGHLFDDGPPPTGKRFCMNSISLDFEPDKPEKATPQ; encoded by the coding sequence ATGAACGACGCCAGCCATCCGCACAACCCCTACTATTCGCGAACCGACACGACCCGGCTTGACTTGCCGGATTCTGTCTGGAAAAAGGTGCTCCCACCCGACCTCTACGCCGTGGCGCGCCACGGGGAGACCGAACGGGCATTTACCGGAAAATACTGGGATTACGAGGGAATCGGCGCTTACTTTTGCGCGGCTTGCGGCAACGCGCTGTTCCGTTCGGACGCCAAGTTCGCCAGCACCTGCGGTTGGCCGAGCTTTTTCGAGGCCGCGCGCCCCGGCAGCGTCATCTACCGGCCAGACAACTCTTTCGGCATGGCGCGAACCGAGGTGCTCTGCGGACGGTGCGACGCCCACCTCGGCCACCTCTTCGACGACGGCCCGCCGCCGACCGGCAAGCGCTTCTGCATGAACTCGATCTCGCTCGATTTCGAGCCGGACAAGCCCGAAAAGGCAACACCGCAGTGA
- a CDS encoding MFS transporter, producing the protein MSTAAEGDFSGNNDEPSASPSGGRLKATLLEAFPPFAGRDFRLYFVGQIISMIGTWIEIVAQGWLVFDMTGSAFWVGVAAAASSVPTLLLSLFGGMLVDRYPRKAVLLWSQVLLMLLSIVFGIAVLVGWATLPFILVLAFLIGSVSAVATPAIQAFISEIVDRRHLPSAVALNSSIFNASRVIGPVLAGLMITWIGTGGAFIANGASFIAVIAALLAIKLPKTAPRTLSTEHPIHSIRDGIVYAWTHPLIRTIVLFVAVVSIFGWSFMAMLPVVARRVFGIGADGMGYLYSAFGLGSLCGTVVVSASSGRVRGGLLVIGGILTFALGLLAFTFATWLPLALGFLFVSGLGMLTAFATMTGTVQRLVEDRFRGRVMSIYLMVLLGLMPFGNLLMGSLSEHFSTAVALRTGAIVTIAATMVLFMSRKEIMRSWQEYKVTGGMSTEK; encoded by the coding sequence ATGAGTACTGCCGCTGAAGGCGATTTTTCCGGAAATAACGATGAACCGTCTGCCTCGCCGTCTGGCGGCAGGCTGAAAGCGACGCTGCTCGAAGCGTTTCCCCCTTTTGCAGGCCGGGATTTCCGGCTCTATTTCGTGGGCCAGATCATCTCGATGATCGGGACGTGGATCGAGATCGTGGCGCAGGGGTGGCTGGTGTTCGACATGACCGGTTCGGCGTTCTGGGTGGGTGTGGCTGCTGCGGCTTCGTCCGTGCCGACGCTTCTCCTGTCGCTCTTCGGCGGGATGCTCGTGGATCGCTATCCGCGCAAGGCGGTGCTGCTCTGGTCGCAGGTGCTCCTGATGCTGCTCTCAATCGTTTTCGGCATCGCTGTCCTCGTCGGCTGGGCAACGCTTCCATTCATTCTCGTGCTCGCTTTCCTGATCGGCAGCGTCAGCGCGGTCGCCACGCCCGCCATCCAGGCCTTCATCAGCGAGATCGTGGATCGGCGGCACCTGCCGTCAGCCGTCGCGCTGAACTCCTCCATCTTCAACGCTTCGCGCGTTATCGGGCCGGTGCTGGCCGGTCTGATGATCACCTGGATCGGCACTGGTGGCGCGTTCATCGCCAACGGTGCAAGCTTTATCGCCGTGATCGCTGCGCTGCTCGCCATAAAGCTGCCGAAAACCGCACCGCGCACACTCTCGACGGAGCATCCGATCCACTCGATCCGCGACGGCATCGTTTATGCCTGGACGCACCCGCTCATCCGGACGATCGTGCTGTTCGTCGCCGTGGTCTCGATCTTCGGCTGGTCGTTCATGGCGATGCTGCCGGTGGTCGCCAGGCGGGTCTTCGGCATCGGGGCCGATGGCATGGGGTATCTCTACTCGGCCTTCGGGCTTGGCTCCCTCTGCGGCACGGTGGTAGTGTCGGCGTCGAGCGGCAGGGTGCGCGGCGGTCTCCTGGTGATCGGCGGTATTCTGACCTTCGCGCTGGGGTTGCTGGCCTTCACCTTCGCCACCTGGCTGCCGCTGGCGCTTGGCTTTCTCTTCGTCTCCGGCCTCGGTATGCTGACCGCCTTCGCCACGATGACCGGCACGGTGCAGCGGCTGGTCGAAGACCGGTTCCGCGGGCGCGTCATGAGCATCTACCTGATGGTGCTGCTTGGTCTTATGCCCTTCGGCAACCTCCTGATGGGTTCGCTCTCGGAGCATTTCAGCACCGCCGTGGCGCTCCGTACGGGCGCGATTGTCACCATCGCCGCCACGATGGTCCTGTTCATGTCACGCAAGGAGATCATGAGATCGTGGCAGGAGTACAAAGTTACCGGTGGTATGTCAACTGAAAAATGA
- a CDS encoding dodecin, with product MSAHVYKKLEIVGSSATSIEEAVNNAVTKAAETIRNIRWVELVETRCHVEEQKIAYWQVTCKIGFTLDEK from the coding sequence ATGAGCGCTCACGTTTATAAGAAACTCGAAATCGTCGGTTCTTCGGCCACCAGCATCGAAGAGGCTGTGAACAACGCCGTCACTAAAGCCGCCGAAACCATCCGGAACATCCGCTGGGTCGAGCTGGTCGAAACCCGCTGCCACGTCGAAGAGCAGAAGATCGCCTACTGGCAGGTCACCTGCAAAATCGGCTTCACCCTCGACGAGAAGTGA